A portion of the Halodesulfovibrio aestuarii DSM 17919 = ATCC 29578 genome contains these proteins:
- a CDS encoding proline--tRNA ligase, with translation MRWSRFYIPTLKEAPADAEVVSHKLLTRAGMIRKLTSGIYTYMPLGLRSITKASAIVREEMDKAGANEVSMPMVQPADLWQESGRWDFYGKELLRLKDRHNRDYCLGPTHEEVITDLVRGEVRSYRQLPMNLYQIQTKFRDEVRPRFGLMRGREFIMKDAYSFDKDQDGLDESYKAMYAAYNAIFTRMGLQFRPVEADSGSIGGSFSHEFMVLAETGEDTIVVCDSCSYAANVERAEILCSGEECDALETPMEEVSTPNVRTIEEVSGFLNAPATAFIKTLLFDADGEPVAALVRGDRELNDVKLKNLIQADTLEMATPEQVREWTGAPVGFAGPVKLNIKRIYADNELRFATDWIVGANKADAHLQHVCLKRDVELTGYADLRVITENDVCPKCGKEISLTKGIEVGHVFKLGTKYSESLGCTFLDENGKDKVMLMGCYGIGVSRVVASCIEQNHDENGICFPPPLAPFEALVVNLDIKSDEVNDKVDEIYTFLKEQGIDVLVDDRKERPGVKFKDADLIGIPMQIVVGGRGLKNGILEAKDRRTGEKSELPVEGFAEAFKEWKEKVYAGWNIG, from the coding sequence ATGCGCTGGAGTCGTTTCTACATTCCTACGCTTAAGGAAGCACCTGCTGACGCAGAAGTTGTCAGTCATAAGCTGCTTACCCGTGCGGGTATGATCCGTAAACTTACATCCGGTATCTACACTTATATGCCGCTTGGTTTACGTTCCATCACCAAGGCTTCTGCTATTGTCCGTGAAGAAATGGACAAAGCAGGCGCTAATGAAGTGAGTATGCCAATGGTGCAGCCTGCCGACTTGTGGCAGGAATCTGGACGCTGGGATTTTTATGGCAAGGAATTGCTTCGCCTGAAAGATCGTCACAACCGTGACTACTGTCTTGGACCAACTCACGAGGAAGTTATTACTGATCTCGTGCGTGGTGAAGTGCGTTCCTACCGCCAGCTGCCTATGAATCTTTACCAGATTCAAACTAAGTTCCGTGATGAGGTTCGTCCTCGTTTCGGTCTTATGCGTGGTCGTGAATTCATCATGAAGGATGCTTATTCCTTCGATAAGGATCAAGATGGTCTGGATGAAAGCTACAAAGCCATGTACGCAGCATACAATGCGATTTTCACACGTATGGGACTTCAGTTCCGTCCGGTTGAAGCAGACAGCGGCTCCATCGGTGGCAGCTTCTCTCACGAATTTATGGTGCTCGCAGAAACAGGCGAAGATACTATTGTAGTATGTGATTCCTGTTCTTATGCAGCAAACGTAGAACGTGCAGAGATTCTGTGCTCTGGCGAAGAGTGCGACGCTCTTGAGACTCCAATGGAAGAAGTTTCTACTCCAAATGTACGCACCATTGAAGAAGTTTCCGGCTTCCTCAACGCACCTGCTACGGCATTTATTAAGACTCTTCTTTTTGATGCAGACGGTGAGCCTGTGGCTGCGCTTGTTCGTGGTGACAGAGAGCTTAACGACGTAAAACTCAAAAATCTGATTCAGGCTGACACTCTTGAGATGGCAACTCCTGAACAGGTTCGAGAGTGGACTGGCGCTCCTGTTGGTTTTGCAGGCCCTGTGAAACTCAACATCAAGCGTATTTACGCAGATAACGAACTGCGTTTTGCTACTGACTGGATTGTTGGTGCAAACAAAGCAGACGCACACCTTCAGCACGTTTGTCTGAAGCGTGATGTTGAGCTTACCGGCTATGCAGACCTTCGCGTTATTACTGAAAATGACGTATGTCCTAAGTGTGGTAAAGAAATCAGCCTCACTAAAGGCATTGAAGTAGGTCACGTATTCAAGCTTGGCACTAAGTATTCAGAGTCTCTTGGCTGTACTTTCCTTGATGAGAACGGCAAAGATAAAGTTATGCTCATGGGTTGTTACGGCATCGGTGTTTCCCGTGTTGTTGCTTCCTGTATTGAGCAGAACCATGATGAAAACGGTATCTGTTTCCCGCCTCCGCTTGCTCCTTTTGAAGCACTTGTTGTCAACCTCGACATTAAGAGTGACGAAGTGAACGACAAGGTAGATGAAATCTACACCTTCCTGAAAGAGCAGGGCATCGATGTTCTCGTTGATGACCGCAAAGAGCGCCCGGGCGTTAAGTTTAAAGATGCAGACCTCATCGGTATCCCAATGCAGATCGTAGTGGGCGGCCGTGGTCTTAAAAATGGCATCCTTGAAGCTAAAGATCGTCGTACCGGTGAGAAATCAGAACTGCCTGTTGAAGGCTTTGCTGAAGCATTCAAAGAGTGGAAAGAAAAAGTATACGCAGGGTGGAACATCGGTTAA
- the xseA gene encoding exodeoxyribonuclease VII large subunit gives MSQIFTVRELTDALKKTLEGAFPFVWVRGQVSNLSRPASGHMYFSLKDADAVLNCVWFKGNQRGDERFDPLTGEVFEDGPRPSLARTMQNGTEIMCAGRLNVYPPRGSYQLVVELAQDVGLGKLFMEFEELKKKLSAKGFFESMRKRSLPYHPEKVAVITAPSGAAIQDFLRISGARGWGAQIRIYPALVQGELAAGQLAAQMDRINAEGWADVIVLIRGGGSLEDLWAFNDETLAEKIFGSAIPVIAGVGHEVDTTIADMTADVRAATPSHAAQLLWPERSMLIQSLDELEIRLARRIEQQLGSKEHSLTTLERGLGWLSPLQRLKRLDEQFVGLTDRLDRAIALKLETAERTVSYGEERIKRAFGESSITYQLQTVQSLQRRLHWAGDGLLITAERTLDRAAIMLESLDPRKPLERGYSLVQKADGTFIRSVDDVATGEHLNVMVADGSLGVQVETLEKNRSEG, from the coding sequence ATGAGTCAGATTTTTACAGTCCGAGAATTAACTGACGCCCTTAAGAAGACTCTTGAGGGTGCGTTTCCGTTTGTGTGGGTACGAGGGCAAGTTTCCAACCTTTCGCGTCCAGCGTCCGGCCATATGTATTTTTCTCTCAAAGATGCAGACGCTGTGTTGAATTGTGTCTGGTTTAAGGGGAACCAACGCGGCGATGAGCGGTTCGATCCTCTTACTGGTGAAGTTTTTGAAGATGGCCCGCGTCCAAGTCTGGCTCGCACCATGCAGAATGGCACAGAGATCATGTGCGCGGGCAGACTGAATGTGTACCCGCCGCGTGGCAGCTATCAACTTGTAGTTGAACTGGCGCAGGATGTGGGACTTGGTAAGCTCTTTATGGAATTTGAAGAGCTGAAAAAAAAGCTGAGTGCTAAAGGATTCTTTGAATCCATGCGTAAGCGTTCGCTTCCGTATCATCCGGAAAAGGTGGCAGTGATTACGGCTCCTTCCGGTGCGGCTATTCAGGATTTTTTGCGTATTTCCGGTGCACGCGGCTGGGGGGCGCAGATTCGTATTTATCCTGCTCTTGTGCAGGGGGAGCTTGCAGCCGGGCAGCTGGCAGCGCAAATGGATCGAATTAATGCCGAAGGGTGGGCAGATGTTATAGTGCTTATTCGTGGCGGCGGCTCTCTTGAAGATCTATGGGCGTTTAATGATGAAACACTCGCTGAAAAAATTTTTGGTTCCGCAATTCCAGTTATCGCCGGTGTGGGGCATGAAGTTGACACGACTATTGCCGATATGACTGCGGATGTCCGCGCAGCCACACCAAGCCATGCCGCACAGTTGTTGTGGCCTGAACGCTCAATGCTGATTCAGTCTCTTGATGAGTTGGAAATCCGGCTTGCACGCAGAATAGAACAGCAGTTGGGCTCTAAGGAGCACAGCTTGACGACACTTGAGCGTGGATTGGGCTGGCTGTCCCCGCTTCAACGGTTGAAGCGTCTTGATGAGCAGTTTGTCGGGTTGACTGATCGTCTTGACAGGGCAATAGCGTTGAAGCTTGAGACTGCCGAACGTACAGTGAGTTATGGCGAAGAGCGAATAAAAAGAGCTTTTGGTGAATCTTCTATAACCTATCAGTTGCAGACGGTTCAAAGCTTGCAGCGCCGGTTGCATTGGGCAGGCGATGGCTTGCTTATAACCGCAGAACGTACGCTTGATCGTGCAGCTATTATGTTGGAAAGTCTTGATCCGCGTAAGCCACTGGAACGAGGCTACAGTCTTGTGCAGAAAGCGGACGGTACGTTTATTCGTAGCGTTGATGATGTGGCAACAGGTGAACATCTAAATGTAATGGTTGCAGATGGTTCCCTAGGGGTTCAGGTTGAAACGTTGGAAAAAAATAGGAGTGAAGGATGA
- a CDS encoding M23 family metallopeptidase — protein sequence MIRHAVLLICFVLLSAGSALGALRIDLPEKAMNGRAFLVTIHTDSQGPVLLKWDKKNVSVNCEKDSNEYNGVALLSLPRDFSKKTLQISAVEETLDGVNTVTRTIPVQHKKYREQHLTVDRKYVELSKKNLDRFYAERETVRGMMKSLSANRMWDAPFVRPVAGGVSSEYGVQRFFNGKPRKPHSGIDLRGKKGTPIKACADGVVRIAASHFFSGNSVYIDHGQGVVSMYFHMSKLLVHEGETVKKGQSIGEVGATGRVTGPHLHFGLRVSGVLVDPLPLLADKK from the coding sequence ATGATTCGTCATGCAGTATTGTTGATATGTTTTGTGCTACTCAGTGCTGGTTCGGCATTAGGGGCACTCCGTATTGATCTGCCTGAAAAGGCAATGAACGGCAGGGCGTTTCTTGTTACAATACATACTGATTCCCAAGGCCCTGTACTGTTGAAATGGGATAAGAAAAATGTTTCCGTTAACTGCGAGAAAGATAGCAACGAGTACAACGGCGTAGCGTTGTTATCGCTTCCTCGTGATTTTTCAAAGAAGACGTTGCAAATTTCAGCGGTAGAAGAAACACTCGACGGTGTTAATACTGTTACGCGTACCATTCCGGTACAGCATAAAAAGTATCGCGAACAGCATCTTACCGTAGATAGAAAATATGTTGAGCTGAGTAAGAAAAATTTAGATAGATTTTATGCAGAGCGGGAAACCGTTCGGGGTATGATGAAGTCCCTTAGCGCTAATCGTATGTGGGATGCTCCCTTTGTTCGTCCTGTGGCTGGTGGTGTAAGCAGTGAGTACGGAGTGCAGCGATTTTTTAATGGTAAGCCGCGTAAGCCGCATAGCGGTATTGATTTGCGCGGTAAAAAAGGAACACCGATTAAAGCTTGTGCAGACGGTGTAGTCCGCATTGCCGCCTCGCATTTTTTCTCTGGTAATTCTGTATACATTGATCATGGGCAGGGTGTTGTGAGTATGTATTTTCATATGTCAAAATTACTTGTGCATGAAGGGGAAACGGTTAAGAAGGGGCAGAGTATCGGCGAGGTTGGAGCAACCGGTCGTGTTACAGGACCTCATCTGCATTTTGGATTGAGAGTCTCAGGTGTGCTTGTTGATCCACTCCCGCTTTTGGCAGATAAGAAATAA
- the xseB gene encoding exodeoxyribonuclease VII small subunit: MAAKKKNFETQLKRLQTIVESLENGELALEKSVALYKEGMTLSKECRTQLENARNEIRLFTEEGEAPFDEETTSAIITD, translated from the coding sequence ATGGCAGCAAAAAAGAAAAATTTTGAAACGCAGTTAAAGCGGCTCCAGACTATTGTTGAATCTTTAGAGAATGGTGAGCTTGCGTTAGAGAAAAGTGTGGCGTTGTACAAGGAAGGTATGACTCTTTCTAAAGAATGCCGTACCCAGCTGGAAAACGCGCGTAATGAAATTCGCCTTTTCACAGAAGAGGGTGAAGCGCCGTTTGATGAAGAAACAACCTCTGCGATCATAACAGACTAG
- a CDS encoding polyprenyl synthetase family protein — MTTMSVQEFKSVLKTEASSVEEYLSTCLHNRNIPQRLLDSMEYSLLAGGKRLRPVLCLAVAAMFGVKKEQVMPFASAIECIHSYSLIHDDLPAMDDDDLRRGKPSNHKAFDEATAILAGDGLLTEAFVLMTETAENLPAASVLTALNTMASAAGSGGMVGGQQLDMDFTGRNDVSLEELQTMHAMKTGALIRCSCECGAILGGAGTEDQERIRTYGANIGAAFQIVDDILDEIGTEEELGKPVGSDIEQGKNTYPSMLGIEKSRELAQGLVNSAVKQLAVFDGSDALFLRTLAQYIVDRVS, encoded by the coding sequence ATGACTACGATGAGTGTGCAGGAGTTTAAATCCGTACTGAAGACAGAGGCTTCTTCTGTTGAAGAATATCTTTCTACCTGTCTGCACAATAGAAATATTCCTCAACGGTTGCTGGATTCAATGGAGTACAGCCTGCTTGCTGGTGGCAAGCGTTTGCGTCCTGTACTGTGCCTTGCGGTTGCAGCCATGTTCGGCGTCAAGAAAGAGCAGGTAATGCCATTTGCTTCTGCTATTGAATGCATTCACTCCTACTCGCTTATACACGATGACTTGCCAGCTATGGATGATGATGACTTGCGCCGCGGTAAGCCTTCCAACCACAAGGCGTTTGACGAAGCAACAGCCATTCTTGCCGGTGACGGTCTGTTAACAGAAGCTTTTGTTTTGATGACAGAGACTGCGGAGAATCTTCCTGCGGCTTCTGTATTAACTGCGCTTAACACCATGGCGAGTGCTGCAGGTTCCGGCGGTATGGTCGGTGGTCAGCAGCTTGATATGGATTTTACCGGCCGCAACGATGTTTCGCTTGAAGAATTGCAGACTATGCACGCAATGAAAACAGGTGCGTTGATTCGATGCTCCTGTGAGTGTGGAGCCATACTGGGTGGTGCCGGTACTGAAGATCAAGAACGCATTCGCACGTATGGAGCAAATATTGGCGCAGCGTTTCAGATTGTAGATGATATTTTGGATGAAATCGGAACTGAGGAAGAACTCGGAAAGCCTGTGGGTAGCGATATAGAGCAGGGGAAAAATACGTATCCAAGTATGCTTGGTATTGAGAAAAGCCGTGAACTTGCCCAAGGGCTTGTAAATAGTGCTGTTAAGCAGCTTGCCGTTTTTGACGGAAGTGACGCTCTTTTCCTGCGTACTCTTGCCCAGTACATTGTTGACAGAGTTTCATAA
- the dxs gene encoding 1-deoxy-D-xylulose-5-phosphate synthase, protein MSDKSQSSPRLLDSINLPSDVRKLDQAQLVRLAGELRDEIISVVSQTGGHLAPSLGVVELTLALMSVFDFDHDKVVWDVGHQAYAWKLLTGRKDDFHTLRTKDGVSGFPKMSESPYDHFGVGHSSTSISAALGMAVARDLSGKKNEVISIIGDGSMTAGLAFEGLNQAGHIDKKMLVILNDNEMSISKNVGAMSHFMSRNLSSRWVRRFKKDMETILNAVPAIGEEMLNYARRSEHSLKSFFTPGMLFEAFQFNYMGPIDGHDIKALQRAFRLYQDLDEPVLLHVLTKKGKGYAPAESNPTFFHGVGRFEPETGQARKVAQINSVPTYTDVFGDTLCQLAKQDDRIMAITAAMPEGTGTACFEKKFPERFIDVGICEQHAVTFAAGLATQGYRPFVAIYSTFMQRAYDQIVHDVCLQNLPVTFCLDRGGLVGEDGPTHHGVFDLSFMRHIPNMTVLVPSSEAELADCMATALTHDGPVAIRYPRGAGYGVPLKEKPEPFALGTGEVMIQGEGVAVVAVGSRTYPAIEAVKEFAAETGKQATVFNARCVKPLPEKQLLELVNTHHSLVLLEENTLQGGFSSAVLEFLSDSDALGNCKIKRLGIPDEWVEHGTQIELREQLGINTSGIKKVVQELFDKN, encoded by the coding sequence ATGTCTGATAAGAGCCAATCTTCTCCTCGTCTACTGGACAGCATTAATTTGCCGTCTGATGTTCGTAAGCTTGATCAAGCCCAGCTTGTTCGGCTTGCCGGGGAGTTGCGTGATGAGATAATTTCCGTAGTTTCCCAGACAGGTGGGCATCTTGCTCCTTCACTTGGAGTTGTAGAACTGACTCTTGCCTTGATGTCTGTTTTTGATTTTGACCATGACAAAGTGGTATGGGACGTAGGGCATCAGGCGTACGCCTGGAAGCTTTTGACCGGACGTAAGGATGACTTTCATACACTAAGAACAAAAGATGGTGTGAGCGGTTTTCCTAAGATGTCTGAAAGTCCGTATGACCATTTTGGCGTGGGACATTCCTCAACTTCCATCTCAGCTGCATTAGGTATGGCTGTTGCGCGTGATCTTTCCGGTAAAAAAAATGAAGTAATTTCTATTATCGGGGATGGTTCCATGACTGCCGGCCTTGCTTTTGAAGGACTCAATCAGGCAGGCCACATTGATAAGAAAATGCTCGTTATTCTTAACGATAACGAGATGTCTATCTCTAAAAATGTTGGTGCCATGTCCCATTTTATGTCCCGCAACTTGTCTTCTCGCTGGGTGCGTAGATTCAAGAAAGATATGGAGACAATCCTCAACGCGGTTCCTGCTATTGGCGAAGAGATGCTTAACTACGCCCGCCGTAGTGAGCATAGCTTAAAGAGTTTCTTTACGCCCGGAATGCTGTTTGAAGCGTTCCAATTTAACTACATGGGACCAATTGACGGACACGACATCAAAGCATTGCAACGAGCATTCAGGCTTTATCAGGATTTGGATGAGCCGGTGCTGCTGCATGTTCTCACCAAAAAAGGCAAGGGCTATGCTCCTGCTGAATCCAACCCGACTTTCTTCCATGGTGTTGGCCGGTTTGAGCCGGAAACCGGTCAGGCTCGAAAGGTTGCTCAGATTAACTCTGTGCCGACGTATACAGACGTGTTTGGTGATACCTTGTGCCAATTAGCGAAGCAGGATGACCGTATTATGGCGATTACTGCGGCTATGCCTGAAGGGACTGGAACGGCCTGTTTTGAAAAAAAATTTCCCGAGCGCTTTATTGATGTAGGCATTTGTGAACAGCATGCTGTAACTTTTGCAGCAGGGCTTGCTACACAGGGGTATCGACCTTTTGTGGCCATTTACTCCACCTTCATGCAGCGCGCGTATGATCAGATTGTGCATGATGTCTGTTTACAGAATCTGCCTGTAACGTTCTGTCTGGATCGCGGTGGGCTAGTGGGTGAAGATGGCCCTACTCATCACGGTGTATTTGATTTGAGTTTTATGCGTCACATTCCGAACATGACTGTACTGGTTCCTTCCAGCGAAGCAGAGTTGGCGGACTGTATGGCAACCGCACTCACTCATGACGGGCCGGTCGCTATCCGGTATCCGCGTGGTGCAGGGTATGGCGTTCCACTGAAAGAAAAGCCGGAACCGTTTGCTCTTGGTACTGGTGAAGTGATGATTCAGGGGGAAGGTGTTGCGGTTGTCGCTGTCGGTTCCCGCACATACCCTGCGATTGAAGCCGTGAAGGAATTTGCGGCGGAAACAGGAAAGCAGGCAACCGTGTTTAATGCACGTTGTGTAAAACCGTTGCCGGAAAAACAGTTGCTTGAACTTGTGAATACGCATCATTCTCTTGTCTTGCTCGAAGAAAATACTCTACAGGGTGGTTTTTCCTCTGCTGTGCTTGAGTTTTTATCAGATAGCGACGCACTTGGTAACTGTAAGATCAAGCGTCTGGGTATTCCGGACGAGTGGGTTGAGCACGGCACGCAAATTGAATTGCGCGAGCAACTTGGTATTAATACAAGTGGTATTAAAAAAGTTGTTCAGGAATTGTTCGATAAAAATTAG
- a CDS encoding MarC family protein — MMDLNWQVIFEISVTLFLIFDPLGNAAMCLPMLGAFTPKQQQRIMFRELVIALGIILLFTFLGDNLLGLLNIHHSTLRIAGGVILLIISMKMVFPQGNGSSTDLEKDPFIVPIAVPLLAGPSLLAAVMLYAARSQESTHGNAELLTAIFLSWVVTAIILLCASSLTKILGQRGLRATERLMGLILIFMAVQMLEDGIRMFVVSF; from the coding sequence ATGATGGATTTGAACTGGCAGGTAATTTTTGAAATCTCCGTTACACTCTTTTTGATCTTCGATCCTCTGGGTAACGCGGCAATGTGCTTACCAATGCTAGGCGCCTTTACGCCTAAGCAGCAACAACGAATAATGTTTCGAGAGCTTGTTATCGCGCTCGGAATCATCCTGTTATTCACGTTCCTTGGTGACAATCTTCTGGGTCTGCTTAACATCCACCACTCTACGTTGCGTATTGCGGGTGGTGTTATCCTGCTCATCATTTCCATGAAAATGGTCTTTCCACAAGGAAATGGATCTTCAACAGACCTTGAAAAAGATCCGTTCATTGTTCCTATTGCAGTTCCTCTACTGGCAGGCCCATCCTTGCTGGCTGCAGTTATGCTCTATGCAGCCCGTTCTCAGGAAAGCACACACGGTAATGCAGAACTGTTAACAGCTATTTTCCTGTCATGGGTTGTTACCGCAATAATTCTGCTCTGCGCCTCATCCCTTACCAAAATATTAGGTCAACGAGGCTTACGGGCAACAGAGCGCCTTATGGGACTAATTCTCATCTTTATGGCAGTCCAAATGCTTGAAGACGGCATCCGCATGTTCGTAGTGTCGTTCTAA
- a CDS encoding 6-pyruvoyl trahydropterin synthase family protein, which translates to MANGIWRLTVRSDFAAAHALRNYDGKCENIHGHNFAVEAVVEGDKLSEDVEILLDFKVMKTKLKEVTELIDHKDLNCTAPFDTMNPSSENLARFIYQELGKRIESYGVRVYSVTVSEKAAQSATYLEL; encoded by the coding sequence ATGGCTAATGGTATCTGGCGGCTTACTGTGCGTTCCGATTTTGCAGCCGCACATGCACTTCGCAACTACGATGGTAAATGCGAAAACATTCACGGACACAACTTTGCGGTTGAAGCTGTTGTAGAAGGCGACAAGCTTTCTGAAGATGTTGAAATTTTGCTTGATTTCAAGGTAATGAAAACAAAGCTGAAAGAAGTGACAGAGCTTATTGATCATAAAGATTTAAACTGTACCGCTCCGTTTGATACCATGAACCCTTCTTCCGAAAATCTTGCCCGTTTCATTTATCAAGAGTTGGGTAAACGTATTGAGTCATACGGAGTACGTGTTTACTCTGTAACTGTATCCGAAAAAGCTGCACAGTCTGCGACATATCTGGAGTTATAG